Proteins from a single region of Candidatus Wallbacteria bacterium:
- the nusB gene encoding transcription antitermination factor NusB yields MKKRRKARILAMHCLYQYDLVGGSIEEIFEETKKNFRLERDISAFSWNITRHIIDDWQKLNAIISKYSDNWDLERMCSVDRALLRIGVAELLYFPESPVSVTINEAVEIAKAYSTDNSCSFINALLDKISRELVPEKER; encoded by the coding sequence ATGAAAAAACGAAGGAAAGCCAGAATTCTGGCCATGCATTGTCTTTATCAGTATGACCTGGTCGGCGGATCGATCGAAGAAATCTTCGAGGAAACCAAGAAAAATTTCCGCCTGGAACGGGACATTTCTGCTTTTTCCTGGAACATCACCCGCCACATTATCGATGACTGGCAGAAGCTGAACGCGATCATTTCAAAATATTCCGACAACTGGGACCTGGAGCGGATGTGTTCAGTGGATCGAGCCCTCCTGCGAATCGGAGTGGCTGAACTTCTTTATTTCCCCGAATCTCCGGTTTCAGTCACAATCAACGAGGCAGTGGAAATTGCCAAGGCCTATTCCACTGACAATTCCTGCAGTTTCATCAACGCGCTTCTGGATAAGATATCCAGGGAACTCGTCCCTGAAAAGGAGAGGTAA
- a CDS encoding ATPase, T2SS/T4P/T4SS family: MGSIRQERKLLINALRNANVLTEEDLQVINEEQKRTGESIGIVLLRLELIDEKDLIEFYDVHLHIPYANLDNYVIDPLFVKTIPENIARQYHLIALIKVKNNLTVAMADPLDSFVIDNLRDTTSCEIKPLVSKMSEIDEAIEKYYNMPVEVKKTEEELALGELKKLNDSITGFKFEGKNLDVFSTEEGSAPIVKLVNLIIMNAIAEKASDIHIEPNEKVVRVRYRVDGMLQEVMSLATELENSVVSRVKVMAAMDIAEKRVPQDGRVAIKSQNKEYDLRVSTFPTINGEKAVLRILDKSNKLIKMEELGFAPDLMKKYDVIIHKPNGIVLLTGPTGSGKSTTLYASVDRINALDKNIVTIEDPVEYKIPIVNQSQVNVKAGYTFAAGLRSILRQDPNVILVGEIRDYETAEISVRASLTGHLVFSTLHTNDASSAVTRLIDMGVEPFLVASSVICMMAQRLVRLICPDCKEEHSVSPKIIKKLGELVGKELPSNTKLYRGRGCKACKFSGYRGRNAIDELLIPDEKIRELVVYKSPASTIKIEARKKGMRTLREDGLLKVLDGRTTIEEVMRVTAMDEN; this comes from the coding sequence ATGGGCAGCATCCGCCAGGAAAGAAAGCTTCTGATCAATGCTCTCAGGAATGCCAATGTCCTTACAGAAGAAGATCTTCAGGTGATCAACGAAGAGCAGAAAAGAACGGGCGAGAGCATCGGGATCGTGCTGCTCAGGCTCGAACTGATCGATGAAAAGGACCTGATCGAATTCTACGACGTACACCTGCATATACCTTACGCCAATCTGGATAACTATGTGATCGATCCCCTGTTTGTAAAAACAATCCCTGAAAACATTGCCCGCCAGTATCACCTGATCGCCCTGATCAAAGTCAAAAACAATTTGACGGTCGCAATGGCGGACCCGCTTGACAGTTTCGTCATCGACAATCTCAGGGACACAACGAGCTGTGAGATCAAGCCGCTTGTGTCTAAAATGTCCGAAATCGACGAGGCAATCGAAAAATACTACAACATGCCGGTTGAAGTTAAAAAAACAGAAGAAGAGCTGGCCCTGGGTGAACTCAAGAAGCTTAATGACAGTATCACAGGCTTTAAATTCGAAGGCAAGAACCTGGACGTTTTTTCCACTGAAGAGGGTTCAGCCCCGATCGTCAAGCTCGTGAACCTGATCATCATGAATGCAATCGCAGAAAAGGCGTCGGATATTCATATCGAACCAAATGAAAAAGTGGTGCGCGTGCGCTACCGTGTGGACGGTATGCTGCAGGAAGTGATGTCTCTGGCCACTGAACTGGAAAATTCAGTCGTTTCCCGCGTCAAGGTCATGGCAGCCATGGACATCGCTGAAAAGAGGGTGCCGCAGGACGGACGTGTTGCCATCAAGAGCCAGAACAAGGAGTATGACCTGCGCGTTTCCACCTTTCCCACGATCAACGGCGAAAAAGCAGTGCTCAGAATTCTGGACAAGAGCAACAAGCTGATCAAGATGGAAGAACTGGGTTTCGCCCCTGATCTTATGAAGAAATACGATGTGATCATCCACAAACCCAACGGGATAGTGCTGCTCACAGGACCCACCGGTTCAGGCAAATCAACTACCTTGTATGCTTCGGTAGACCGGATCAACGCCCTGGACAAGAATATCGTCACGATTGAGGATCCTGTGGAATACAAAATCCCGATCGTCAACCAGTCCCAGGTCAATGTCAAGGCAGGTTACACTTTTGCCGCTGGCCTGCGCTCAATTCTGCGCCAGGACCCAAACGTGATCCTGGTCGGCGAAATCCGCGACTATGAAACCGCCGAAATCTCGGTGCGCGCTTCGCTCACCGGCCATTTGGTCTTTTCTACATTACATACAAATGACGCCTCCAGCGCGGTCACCCGTCTGATCGATATGGGCGTGGAACCGTTCCTGGTAGCCTCTTCGGTAATCTGCATGATGGCCCAGCGCTTGGTCCGACTGATCTGCCCCGACTGCAAGGAAGAACATAGCGTAAGCCCAAAGATCATTAAAAAACTTGGAGAACTGGTGGGCAAAGAACTGCCTTCCAACACCAAATTATACCGTGGCAGGGGCTGCAAAGCTTGCAAATTCTCCGGTTACCGGGGACGCAATGCCATCGATGAACTCCTGATCCCTGATGAAAAAATCAGAGAACTGGTCGTCTATAAATCGCCTGCCTCCACGATCAAGATCGAAGCCAGAAAAAAAGGCATGCGCACTCTGCGCGAGGACGGTCTTTTAAAAGTCCTGGACGGCCGGACCACGATCGAGGAAGTGATGCGTGTTACTGCCATGGATGAGAACTGA
- a CDS encoding thioesterase family protein yields MQNISEITTRIRYAEVDRMGFVYYANYLVFLEMGRTEWLRSKGLTYLQMEEQGIFLPVLDLSATYRKSAKYDDLIRILTDVSEFTHRKIRFQYRIFRSDELLMEASTLHLFMNASGRAVVLPDKMIRLFNPADEKKRIVQ; encoded by the coding sequence ATGCAAAACATTTCCGAAATCACTACCCGGATCCGTTACGCCGAAGTCGATCGGATGGGATTCGTGTATTACGCGAACTACCTGGTTTTCCTGGAGATGGGACGCACAGAATGGCTTCGTTCAAAGGGACTTACCTATCTTCAGATGGAAGAGCAGGGAATTTTCCTGCCTGTACTTGATCTCTCCGCCACATACAGAAAATCAGCCAAATATGACGATCTGATCAGGATCCTGACAGATGTCTCTGAGTTCACACACCGCAAGATCAGATTCCAGTATCGGATTTTCAGATCTGATGAGCTGCTGATGGAGGCTTCCACACTTCATCTGTTCATGAATGCATCCGGGCGTGCGGTTGTTTTACCGGATAAAATGATCCGTCTTTTCAATCCAGCTGACGAAAAGAAAAGGATTGTTCAGTGA
- a CDS encoding cation diffusion facilitator family transporter — MSQGKKSIAVYSVIVGALLTTTKLLVGFFTGSLGILAEALHSFFDLSAAIMTFFSVKISSQPPDADHNYGHGKVENLSALAQGILLLVTCIWIIWEAGHKLLSGKIIVEASLWAFAVMLFSLTLDIIISRLLYWGAKEYTSQALEADGLHYASDILSSLVVLAGLIGVKIGYPILDPIAALGVSVLVLYACYKLMKDSIEDLMDKAPAGLREKILKSVEKMAGIEKVDSIKIRRGGGVVFVDIIVLAKRGISLEKSHELSLEIENEIHHLYKNSETIVHFHPSTFGENLFDTVNTVAARHLEIREVHDIQSYRNRQTGKFFLSLHAKFSSDTTLGQAHQVIDQFEAGLRKEIPDLDRVEVHIETLYTTELGFQQSLSDTDRESITREILADKNIKGIHDIRLHKKSTGSFLSCHILTEKNLNLKEVHQIATSAEDKIKKILPQILEAVVHVEPYNY; from the coding sequence TTGAGCCAAGGTAAAAAAAGCATTGCTGTATACTCTGTAATTGTCGGTGCGCTGCTGACTACTACAAAACTCCTGGTAGGCTTTTTTACGGGAAGCCTTGGCATTCTCGCCGAAGCCTTGCATTCTTTTTTTGATCTAAGTGCAGCCATAATGACCTTTTTTTCGGTCAAGATCTCGTCGCAGCCGCCTGATGCTGATCATAATTACGGGCACGGCAAGGTGGAGAACCTCTCAGCTCTGGCCCAGGGGATTTTACTGCTGGTGACATGCATCTGGATCATCTGGGAGGCAGGGCACAAGCTTTTAAGTGGAAAGATCATTGTGGAAGCCAGCCTCTGGGCTTTTGCAGTAATGCTGTTTTCCCTGACTCTGGATATCATCATTTCCAGACTGCTCTACTGGGGTGCAAAAGAATACACTTCTCAAGCTCTGGAGGCGGACGGCCTGCATTATGCATCGGATATTCTCTCTTCCTTAGTCGTGCTGGCAGGTTTGATCGGCGTGAAGATCGGTTATCCCATCCTGGACCCGATAGCTGCTTTGGGAGTTTCCGTACTGGTACTCTATGCATGCTATAAACTGATGAAAGATTCAATAGAAGACCTCATGGACAAAGCCCCTGCAGGCCTCAGGGAAAAAATTCTGAAATCTGTGGAGAAAATGGCAGGGATCGAAAAAGTAGATTCCATCAAAATAAGACGCGGAGGTGGAGTCGTTTTTGTTGACATCATCGTACTGGCAAAGCGGGGAATTTCCCTGGAGAAAAGCCATGAATTGTCGCTGGAGATTGAAAATGAAATCCACCACTTGTATAAAAACTCGGAAACCATCGTTCATTTTCATCCCAGCACCTTTGGGGAGAACCTTTTTGACACAGTGAATACAGTGGCAGCCCGGCATCTGGAAATCCGTGAAGTGCATGACATCCAGAGTTACAGAAACAGGCAGACCGGGAAATTTTTCCTGAGCCTGCACGCCAAATTTTCTTCTGATACTACTCTGGGGCAGGCCCACCAGGTGATTGACCAGTTCGAAGCCGGATTGAGAAAAGAAATTCCAGATCTGGACAGAGTTGAAGTTCATATTGAAACACTCTACACTACTGAACTTGGTTTCCAGCAATCGCTTTCAGACACTGATCGGGAGAGCATTACCAGGGAAATTCTCGCAGATAAGAACATCAAGGGAATCCACGATATCCGACTGCATAAAAAATCAACAGGCAGTTTTCTCTCCTGCCACATCCTGACGGAAAAGAATCTGAATCTGAAGGAAGTGCATCAGATCGCCACTTCGGCAGAGGATAAGATCAAGAAAATTCTCCCCCAGATTTTGGAAGCTGTAGTGCACGTAGAACCCTACAACTATTGA
- a CDS encoding ATP-binding protein, with protein MYITRTLEKYIIQAGAQFPVLLVTGARQVGKTTFLRHLCKKDRAYITLDDPMALTLAKEDPALFFQRFRPPLLIDEIQYAPELLPHIKMMVDQDHRSGAFWLTGSQQFHLMKGVSESLAGRVGVVQLLGLSRRELIGLAGMGLPFLPTPARIAERMATAVKLPLKDLYSLIWKGSFPVAALDQHMNRDFFYASYVQTYLQRDVRDLARVGDEMAFLRFLRTAAARTGQLLNLSELAKDADISPNTAKSWLSILISSGLVYLLEPWHSNLTKRLVKTPKLFFLDTGLCAYLTEWSSPENLEAGAMSGAILETWIIGELLKSYWNNGIRAPFYYYRNKDKVEIDLLIMQDGTVYPLEFKKTASPSKDDVRHFSALTKLNLPVGQGGIICLTEQKLPLIKTVDVIPVGLL; from the coding sequence ATGTATATTACTCGAACTCTTGAAAAATATATTATCCAAGCCGGGGCACAATTCCCTGTGCTGCTGGTCACCGGAGCCCGCCAGGTGGGCAAGACGACTTTTCTCAGGCACTTGTGCAAAAAAGATCGTGCTTACATCACACTTGACGACCCAATGGCTCTCACACTGGCTAAAGAAGATCCTGCCCTTTTTTTTCAGAGATTTCGTCCGCCACTGCTGATCGATGAAATTCAATATGCCCCGGAGCTTCTTCCCCATATCAAGATGATGGTCGATCAGGACCATCGATCAGGAGCGTTCTGGCTAACCGGCTCACAGCAGTTTCATCTGATGAAAGGTGTTTCGGAATCATTGGCTGGGCGGGTCGGTGTAGTCCAGCTGCTCGGGCTTTCCAGAAGAGAGCTGATCGGGCTGGCCGGCATGGGATTGCCTTTTTTGCCGACACCTGCTAGGATCGCGGAACGAATGGCTACAGCCGTTAAACTGCCTCTCAAGGATCTTTACAGCTTGATCTGGAAAGGATCTTTCCCGGTTGCGGCACTGGATCAGCATATGAATCGCGATTTTTTTTACGCATCTTATGTCCAGACTTATCTTCAGCGGGATGTGCGCGATCTGGCCAGAGTAGGAGACGAGATGGCATTCCTGCGTTTTCTCCGGACCGCTGCCGCCCGCACCGGACAGTTGCTGAACCTTTCGGAACTGGCCAAAGATGCTGATATCTCGCCGAATACGGCCAAGAGCTGGCTTTCCATCCTGATCTCATCAGGCCTCGTGTATCTGCTCGAACCATGGCACAGCAATTTAACCAAGCGTCTGGTGAAGACGCCGAAACTTTTTTTCCTGGATACAGGATTGTGTGCCTATCTTACCGAATGGTCGAGCCCTGAAAACCTTGAGGCAGGTGCAATGTCCGGCGCGATCCTGGAAACATGGATAATAGGAGAACTGCTTAAGAGTTACTGGAACAATGGCATCAGAGCGCCGTTTTATTATTATCGGAACAAGGACAAGGTTGAGATAGATCTTCTGATCATGCAGGACGGAACAGTCTATCCGCTGGAGTTCAAGAAGACAGCTTCCCCTTCTAAAGACGATGTCAGGCATTTTTCAGCTCTAACCAAACTGAATCTGCCTGTCGGGCAGGGTGGAATCATCTGTCTAACCGAGCAGAAACTGCCCCTGATAAAGACCGTCGACGTCATACCCGTCGGCCTGTTGTAG
- a CDS encoding DUF255 domain-containing protein encodes GSAHLIYAYCEGQICASAELSITIVKTLTSLSISPNTINVTTSGTYELSGITATAHYSDSTAAAVTGGTWSKASGDGSVSGHIYTAPDTTGSAHLIYAYCEGQICASAELSITIVKTLTSLSISPNTINVTTGGTYELSGITATAHYSDSTAAAVTGGTWSKTSGDGSVSGHIYTAPDTTGSAHLIYAYCEGQICASAELSITTIVKTLSSLSLNPNTINVTTGGTYELSGITATAHYSDSTAVTVTGGTWSKTSGEGSVSGHIYTAPDTTETAYLRYIYCEGQTCASAELSITIDKPTITWQTDFDTAQQLSSSSGKKILIDFCASWCGWCAIMDQETYSNSSIIQLINDSFIPLRLDDSVPANSTYYTQYNITGLPACVILNSSDFSEVTRFVGYRDAATFSTELQGVNN; translated from the coding sequence AGGATCTGCTCATCTGATTTACGCCTATTGTGAAGGGCAGATATGCGCATCAGCGGAACTGAGTATTACCATTGTTAAAACCCTAACAAGTCTTAGTATAAGTCCAAACACGATCAATGTAACTACCAGTGGAACCTATGAGCTTTCGGGCATCACTGCAACAGCACATTACTCAGACAGCACTGCAGCGGCCGTGACTGGTGGGACTTGGAGCAAAGCTTCCGGGGATGGCTCAGTTAGCGGACACATATACACAGCACCTGACACAACAGGATCTGCTCATCTGATTTACGCCTATTGTGAAGGGCAGATATGCGCATCAGCGGAACTGAGTATTACCATTGTTAAAACCCTAACAAGTCTTAGTATAAGTCCAAACACGATCAATGTAACTACCGGTGGAACCTATGAGCTTTCGGGCATCACTGCAACAGCACATTACTCAGACAGCACTGCAGCGGCCGTGACCGGTGGGACTTGGAGCAAAACCTCCGGGGATGGCTCAGTTAGCGGACACATATACACAGCACCTGACACAACAGGATCTGCTCATCTGATTTACGCCTATTGTGAGGGGCAGATATGCGCATCGGCTGAACTGAGCATTACTACCATTGTTAAAACCCTATCAAGTCTTAGTCTAAATCCAAACACGATCAATGTAACTACCGGTGGAACCTATGAGCTTTCGGGCATCACTGCAACAGCACATTACTCGGATAGCACTGCAGTGACCGTGACCGGTGGGACTTGGAGCAAAACCTCCGGGGAGGGCTCTGTTAGCGGACACATTTACACAGCGCCGGACACAACAGAAACTGCTTATCTGAGATACATCTATTGTGAAGGGCAGACATGTGCATCAGCGGAACTGAGTATTACAATTGATAAACCGACAATAACTTGGCAAACCGATTTTGATACTGCTCAGCAACTGAGCAGTTCGAGCGGCAAAAAAATCTTGATTGATTTCTGTGCTTCCTGGTGTGGATGGTGTGCCATAATGGATCAGGAGACTTATAGTAATTCATCGATAATACAATTAATCAACGATTCATTTATTCCGCTCCGGCTCGATGACTCAGTCCCTGCTAATTCGACCTATTACACGCAATATAATATTACTGGATTACCAGCTTGTGTCATTTTAAACAGCTCTGATTTTAGCGAAGTCACCAGATTCGTTGGATACCGTGATGCCGCGACTTTTAGTACGGAACTTCAAGGTGTGAATAATTGA
- a CDS encoding fibronectin type III domain-containing protein, translating into MSKYFRLALAFLIMVLSVSTSHSGIIPLKQGWNLISLGVKPPSESIEVIFSSVPDMKYVMGFFRLPADEGTEGFRTYVNIENMRDFSTLKTMDGYHGYWVYMTADANLEVQGTAVSTTQTWTMAYGWNLIGYWLVDNNQLPTALDQTGTVVDFLLHPESGGTAKYIIGFYRSPADEGNEGFRTFMFNSAIDFSTLSNLDPFHGYWIYMQNQGILEYSVDSRVLNSLSILPSSLTMNTGATYNLSNITVTAAYTDGTSNTSYKPTWSKKSGDGTVSGSTYTALSTSGSAILTASLTRNGITKTADLSVTFTLAAPIPPTGLSASNRSDTSFTLSWSSVSEATSYNVYKDGTLYDTATTNSKNITGLSAETVYTMEVSAVNSSGESAKSLALIVTTNPSLVIPTLSSITLSPNTINLTTGGTYELSGITATAHYSDSTAAAVTGGTWSKASGDGSVSGHIYTALDTT; encoded by the coding sequence ATGAGTAAATATTTTAGGCTGGCACTGGCATTCTTGATCATGGTGCTTTCCGTATCCACAAGTCATTCCGGTATTATTCCACTTAAACAGGGCTGGAACTTGATTTCATTGGGAGTTAAGCCACCCAGCGAATCAATCGAGGTGATTTTCTCAAGCGTACCGGACATGAAATATGTGATGGGATTCTTCCGCCTGCCTGCTGATGAAGGCACTGAGGGATTCCGCACTTATGTAAACATCGAAAACATGCGCGACTTCTCTACTCTTAAAACAATGGATGGGTATCACGGCTACTGGGTATATATGACTGCAGATGCTAATCTGGAAGTACAAGGCACAGCAGTTTCTACCACCCAAACCTGGACCATGGCTTACGGCTGGAATCTGATTGGGTACTGGCTGGTTGACAACAATCAGCTGCCCACCGCCCTGGATCAGACCGGCACAGTCGTAGATTTTCTCCTGCATCCTGAATCCGGGGGAACAGCAAAATATATCATAGGTTTTTACCGCAGCCCGGCTGACGAAGGAAATGAAGGCTTCCGGACCTTTATGTTCAATTCTGCGATCGACTTTTCCACGCTGAGTAATCTTGACCCATTTCATGGGTATTGGATCTATATGCAAAATCAGGGCATCTTGGAATATAGCGTTGACAGCAGAGTATTGAATAGCCTGTCCATCTTGCCCTCTTCATTAACTATGAATACAGGCGCTACTTACAACCTTTCGAATATCACGGTTACAGCTGCTTACACTGATGGGACTTCGAATACATCGTACAAACCAACCTGGTCGAAGAAGAGCGGCGATGGAACAGTGAGCGGAAGTACTTACACAGCTCTTAGTACATCAGGTTCAGCAATACTGACCGCCAGCCTGACCAGGAACGGGATAACTAAGACTGCTGATTTGAGCGTTACTTTCACCTTAGCTGCTCCCATACCTCCAACTGGTCTTTCTGCAAGCAATAGATCAGATACGAGTTTTACGCTTTCCTGGAGTTCTGTTAGCGAAGCGACGAGTTACAATGTCTATAAAGACGGTACCTTATATGACACAGCCACCACAAATTCGAAAAATATCACAGGTTTGAGTGCAGAAACTGTTTATACCATGGAGGTGTCAGCGGTCAACTCATCAGGAGAAAGTGCAAAATCCTTGGCTTTGATCGTGACTACAAATCCCAGTTTAGTGATTCCAACTCTTTCCAGTATCACTTTAAGTCCAAACACGATCAATTTAACTACCGGTGGAACTTATGAGCTTTCGGGCATCACTGCAACAGCACATTACTCAGACAGCACTGCAGCGGCCGTGACTGGTGGGACTTGGAGCAAAGCCTCCGGGGATGGCTCAGTTAGCGGACACATATACACAGCACTTGACACAAC
- the rnhC gene encoding ribonuclease HIII yields the protein MPAFNLPTVKFKSVRDLLERCEFNFTKPQYTVFQAKYEKITATLYESGKFLIQGKEHELILKMLFEQEILMPPEAPADCWMGIDEAGKGDLFGPLVIAGVTLDKKNLSRFFAEGVRDSKELSPPVIRELAIFVRKNAPHDVVAIGPEKYNELYEKFQNLNRLLAWGHSKVCENLLSKSEATAAIFDQFAGEHVLENALKNKKGDLRIIQRTKGEEDMAVAAASILARDEFVRRVYVLGNREGLKLPLGCSNETQAFARKIKAERGAEFFRKIAKAHFKI from the coding sequence ATGCCGGCTTTCAATCTACCTACCGTCAAATTCAAGTCAGTTCGTGACCTGCTGGAGCGCTGTGAATTCAACTTTACCAAACCCCAGTACACTGTTTTCCAGGCCAAGTACGAAAAAATCACTGCCACGCTTTATGAATCCGGCAAATTCCTGATTCAGGGTAAGGAACATGAACTGATCCTGAAAATGCTGTTTGAACAGGAAATCCTTATGCCGCCTGAAGCTCCTGCTGACTGCTGGATGGGCATTGACGAAGCTGGCAAGGGCGATCTGTTCGGACCCCTGGTGATAGCAGGGGTAACGCTTGATAAAAAGAACCTGTCCAGGTTTTTCGCCGAAGGAGTCAGGGACAGCAAGGAACTGTCGCCTCCAGTGATCCGTGAACTGGCCATATTCGTGCGCAAAAACGCTCCGCATGATGTGGTGGCGATCGGTCCGGAAAAATATAATGAACTTTACGAGAAATTCCAGAACCTCAACCGTCTGCTGGCCTGGGGACATTCCAAGGTCTGCGAGAATCTGCTCTCTAAATCAGAAGCTACTGCGGCGATCTTTGACCAGTTCGCTGGAGAACACGTCCTGGAAAATGCCCTCAAAAACAAAAAGGGTGATCTCAGAATCATTCAGCGCACCAAGGGGGAAGAGGACATGGCAGTTGCTGCCGCCTCAATTCTGGCCAGAGATGAATTCGTACGCAGGGTGTATGTCCTGGGGAACAGGGAAGGCCTGAAGCTGCCGCTGGGATGTTCCAATGAAACCCAGGCGTTCGCAAGGAAAATCAAAGCCGAACGCGGTGCAGAGTTCTTCCGCAAAATCGCCAAAGCGCATTTTAAGATTTGA
- a CDS encoding lysine 5,6-aminomutase subunit alpha translates to MSKLFLDLQKVNECRELARSVTGQVQQFIDKHTTVTVERATLRLLGLDGVDQEGVPFPNLIVKHLSKKIPEGVSTFFVNGLLRYNVPPEELARQVALGKIDLNIEPMLPLDEILAEARKIANTTRHTILENRSFREKRLKSLPELKKPWLYVIVATGNIYEDVVQATAAAQQGADIIAVIRTTGQSLLDYVPYGATTMGFGGTYATQENFRIMRKALDETGKKIKKYIRQVNYCSGLCMPEIAAMGALERLDMMLNDSMYGILFRDINPRRTFVDQHFSRMINALSGIIINTGEDNYLTTSDAIEKAFTVLASDFINEQFAFRSGMKEELLGLGHAFEMNPDVEDGFLLELSQALLIREIFPNHPLKYMPPTKFMSGDIFKGYLMNAMFNLAAIMTNQGIQLLGMLTEAMHTPFMQDRFLAIKNAKYIMENCRHLGEEVSYRPDGRIVGRARQVLDETHDFLKLINEIGLFTAIERGLFADIKRSPAGGKGSDGVFEKSGTYFNPFYKVFEEELKVRF, encoded by the coding sequence ATGTCTAAGCTTTTCCTTGATCTGCAAAAAGTCAACGAATGCCGCGAACTGGCCCGCAGCGTCACCGGGCAGGTACAGCAGTTCATCGATAAACACACCACTGTTACAGTGGAACGGGCTACACTCCGCCTTCTGGGACTGGATGGAGTTGATCAGGAAGGTGTGCCTTTTCCCAATCTGATTGTGAAACATCTGTCAAAAAAAATTCCCGAAGGGGTCAGCACCTTCTTTGTGAACGGCCTCCTGCGTTACAACGTGCCTCCAGAGGAGCTGGCCAGACAGGTCGCGCTCGGCAAAATCGATCTGAACATTGAACCGATGCTGCCATTAGACGAAATCCTCGCAGAGGCCCGGAAGATCGCAAACACCACTCGTCATACCATCCTGGAGAACAGGAGTTTCAGGGAAAAACGTCTCAAGTCACTGCCTGAACTCAAGAAACCCTGGCTCTATGTGATCGTGGCAACCGGAAATATTTACGAAGACGTGGTTCAGGCTACTGCAGCCGCTCAGCAGGGAGCCGATATCATTGCAGTGATCCGTACCACAGGCCAGAGCCTGCTCGATTACGTGCCTTATGGCGCTACCACTATGGGATTCGGCGGGACATACGCCACCCAGGAAAATTTCCGCATCATGCGCAAAGCGCTTGACGAAACCGGTAAAAAGATCAAAAAATATATCAGGCAGGTCAATTACTGCTCCGGGCTCTGCATGCCGGAGATCGCCGCCATGGGAGCGCTGGAACGGCTGGACATGATGCTCAATGATTCCATGTATGGCATCCTGTTCCGCGATATCAACCCGCGCCGTACCTTTGTGGACCAGCATTTTTCCAGGATGATCAATGCCTTGTCAGGCATTATCATCAATACAGGGGAAGATAATTATCTGACGACCTCAGATGCGATCGAAAAAGCATTTACAGTACTCGCCTCAGATTTCATCAATGAACAGTTTGCTTTCAGATCCGGCATGAAAGAGGAACTGCTCGGCCTCGGCCACGCTTTTGAGATGAATCCGGATGTGGAGGACGGCTTCCTGCTGGAACTTTCCCAGGCTCTCCTGATCCGGGAAATTTTTCCGAATCATCCTCTCAAATACATGCCACCCACGAAGTTCATGAGCGGAGACATCTTCAAAGGTTATCTGATGAATGCCATGTTCAATCTGGCAGCCATCATGACCAACCAGGGAATCCAGCTTCTCGGGATGTTGACTGAGGCCATGCATACTCCTTTCATGCAGGACCGCTTCCTGGCAATTAAAAACGCCAAATACATCATGGAAAACTGCCGCCATCTCGGAGAAGAAGTGAGCTACAGACCTGACGGACGGATCGTGGGCAGGGCCAGGCAGGTTCTGGATGAAACACATGACTTTCTGAAACTGATCAATGAGATCGGACTGTTCACAGCCATTGAACGAGGCCTGTTCGCTGATATCAAGCGAAGCCCGGCAGGCGGTAAAGGCAGCGACGGGGTCTTTGAAAAAAGCGGAACCTATTTCAACCCCTTTTACAAGGTGTTTGAAGAAGAGCTGAAGGTGAGGTTCTAA